A window of Mytilus edulis chromosome 10, xbMytEdul2.2, whole genome shotgun sequence contains these coding sequences:
- the LOC139490667 gene encoding uncharacterized protein isoform X2 — translation MFCNIRLIFSGILITNLHLQVSSATTADYSDPCTDYDIIESHYNRTVNYTLQSDDEDFCETEYILAGWYRYQDLQNIPTKPPAPGQCGSSSPIWLNGSYPKTYWEYRTLKACRVGITSNCEDSWDVTVVNCMSYNVAYLVPTPGCGRYCMESDKEYKMSTEQDWNDPCYSYSIIPNDYDRAVDYILMDGETEYCDNITLGWYGYMGYENVPTKPPKPGQCGSSSPIWFEGTYPWYEGMTSTMNACTVGLSSNCSTSWNVTVKNCGYYNVAKLPPLHMCAKYCMESMNSSGWNFNSSQWYSGMHTSPSYWNDPCYSYSIISNDYDRAVDYILMDGETEYCDNITLGGWYGYMGYENVPTKPPKLGQCGSSSPIWFEGTYPWYKGMTSTMNACTVGLSSNCSTSWNVTVKNCGYYNVAKLPPLHMCAKYCMESKNSSGWNSNSSQWYSGMHTSPSFNNSYNGPSSPSYWNDPCYSYSIISNDYDRAVDYILMDGETEYCDNITFGWYGYMGYENVPTKPPKPGQCGSSSPIWFEGTYPWYNGMISTMKACTVGLSSNCSTSWNVTVKNCGYYNVAKLPPLYMCAKYCMESKNISGWNSNTSQWYSGMHTTPPFNNSGWNSNSSQWYSGMHTSPSFNNSGWNSNSSQWYSGMHTSPSFNNSGWNSNSSQWYSGMHTTPSYWNDPCYSYSIISNDYDRAVDYILMDGETEYCDNITFGWYGYMGYENVPTKPPKPGQCGSSSPIWFEGTYPLYNGMISTMKACTVGLSSNCSTSWNVTVKNCGYYNVAKLPPLYMCAKYCMESKNISGWNSNTSQWYSGMHTTPPFNNSGWNSNSSQWYSGMHTSPSFNNSGWNSNSSQWYSGMHTSPSFNNSGWNSNSSQWYSGMHTTPSYWNDPCYSYSIIPNDYDRAVDYTLMDGETEYCDNITFGWYGYMGYENVPTKPPKPGQCGSSSPIWFEGTYPWYNGMISTMNACTVGLSSNCSTSWNVTVKNCGFYNVAKLPPLYMCAKYCMESKNSSGWNSNTSQWYSGMHTTPPFNNSGWNSNSSQWYSGMHTSPSFNNSGWNSNSSQWYSGMHTSPSFNNSGWNSNSSQWYTGMHTTPPFNNSYSGPSSPSYWDDPCYSYSVIPNDYDRAVDYTLKSGEIEICDNVTLGWYGYLGHENVPTHPPKPGQCGSSSPIWFEGTYPWYDGMTSTMNACTVGLSSNCSTSWNVTVKNCGFYNVAKLPSLHMCAKYCMDTRNNSNMYPSTTQGHNSNWMNTTSSSFNGSCDSMYVNMVESTDDRTINSTLEDSSMESCDNITEGWYQYEGFEKIPTQSPLPGQCSSSSPIWLQGNYPKSFDGEMTIMKACMVGTTSSCIKSWNVTVKYCSGHIVAYLKPLDTCARYCKEGMASGEKGSTTPSFNGENIDLNSYIGLYVEAEVPSHDTNSEDRQLMFKCKYWEKTDDTSFLEDYSYDVKWMIDDDEVIVKSNIKKADLYTTGRLKSSDWSSRLKKIGFNVKCGGRVHTSDTGASYVESDVFFAGMDVWPKSMSISSGQSAEINVWSTVPVACIGGSSNACDVTIEMVDFNEQFTSGAPVYCNSSVTDLTKPSLCGLVLDGWKTNTEWQKLSVSLPANSAQDQEYQAKLLLRVSSASYDSLWTNYLLPEISISVVNENVTDDYWMWYGSCFTGSDPWFSTFDWQWYGFHDEGEFTLYRHKTKPIEINTIQRRRESHHTWTEHCAIAIRAASDVFIIYGCGNPPKWVVRRLGCSIGNEYLEVYSSWGSYEIVLPTGTRVHVWISGNKMLNVYITLSRADLNETEGLCGTWNGNYDDEFIGRDGNNYQEPTNFARTWSVPDTESLFISKTRTEKMVQSFMYCSCLGQTLGELSSEMDCSWKESQPVCPPLDMNKKSCSVRSKRSTDDEGDEESFDIPADEIAYIERPEVSMDWKNGWNASSAEDACNNNFKQSSILFDACSSLSNVNTTAAITNCIQNIQLSGTDEYMDVSFEVLTTECANEIRTNNTLWKDDDKSVAKLIDDNVCPFDCKYKGKKLGECVKKICNCHTGFAGKDCRVNMTASPDVVKRISDESFCDKSISSCGHISIYGENFYESANLLCRIETANNVNNELVSTGTSFTTTGILEDAGEVKCPLTTGSRRRKKRSTASSTLTFQLVSVTNDGVTYSDSVATASYDSACYTCTTNGSNVVCQLRSDICVVDGSCYSSTSSQCSTDSDATTASLIWLVGVVIGLVIICVIIFLAFKWYKKSKSVGPSNRKGDAELQDGIKFDAYEIYPSPNVPPSYHTVDKQALYDY, via the exons ATGTTTTGTAATATACGGTTAATTTTTAGTGGGATTTTAATTACCAACCTAC ATCTGCAGGTCTCATCAGCTACGACAGCTGATTACAGTGATCCATGTACAGATTATGATATAATAGAAAGTCACTACAACAGAACTGTCAATTACACCTTACAGAGCGATGACGAGGATTTCTGTGAAACTGAATATATACTAGCAGGCTGGTATAGATATCAAGATTTACAAAACATACCGACAAAACCACCAGCACCAGGACAATGTGGTTCTTCTTCTCCGATATGGTTAAATG GATCGTATCCAAAGACATATTGGGAATATCGTACGTTAAAAGCCTGCCGAGTAGGAATTACTTCGAACTGTGAAGACAGCTGGGATGTTACTGTCGTCAATTGTATGTCATACAATGTTGCGTACTTGGTACCAACACCGGGCTGCGGACGATATTGTATGG AATCCGATAAAGAATATAAGATGTCTACAGAACAAGATTGGAATGACCCGTGTTACAGTTATAGTATCATACCAAATGATTACGACAGAGCAGTAGATTACATCTTGATGGACGGCGAAACAGAATACTGTGATAATATAACATTGGGATGGTATGGATACATGGGATATGAGAATGTACCCACAAAACCTCCAAAACCAGGACAGTGTGGATCATCATCTCCTATATGGTTTGAAG GAACATATCCTTGGTACGAAGGGATGACATCTACAATGAATGCATGCACAGTTGGATTATCATCAAATTGCAGCACTAGTTGGAACGTTACTGTCAAGAACTGTGGCTATTACAATGTGGCAAAATTGCCACCCTTGCATATGTGTGCAAAATATTGCATGG AATCAATGAATAGTTCCGGCTGGAATTTTAACTCTTCACAATGGTATTCTGGAATGCATACATCTCCGTCATACTGGAATGACCCGTGTTACAGTTATAGCATCATATCAAATGATTACGACAGAGCAGTAGATTACATCTTGATGGACGGCGAAACAGAATACTGTGATAATATAACATTGGGAGGATGGTATGGATACATGGGATATGAGAATGTACCAACAAAACCTCCAAAACTTGGGCAGTGTGGATCATCATCTCCTATATGGTTTGAAG gaacATATCCTTGGTACAAAGGGATGACATCTACAATGAATGCATGCACAGTTGGATTATCATCAAATTGCAGCACCAGTTGGAACGTTACTGTAAAGAACTGTGGCTACTACAATGTGGccaaattacctcccttacataTGTGTGCAAAATATTGCATGG aATCAAAGAATAGTTCCGGCTGGAATTCTAACTCTTCACAATGGTATTCTGGAATGCATACATCTCCTTCATTCAATAATTCCTACAACGGACCATCTTCCCCTTCATACTGGAATGACCCGTGTTACAGTTATAGCATCATATCAAATGATTACGACAGAGCAGTAGATTACATCTTGATGGACGGCGAAACAGAATACTGTGATAATATAACATTCGGATGGTATGGATACATGGGATATGAGAATGTACCCACAAAACCTCCAAAACCTGGGCAGTGTGGATCATCATCTCCTATATGGTTTGAAG GAACATATCCTTGGTACAACGGGATGATATCTACAATGAAGGCGTGCACAGTTGGATTATCATCAAATTGCAGCACTAGTTGGAACGTTACTGTGAAGAACTGTGGCTATTACAATGTGGCCAAATTACCTCCCTTATATATGTGTGCAAAATATTGCATGG AATCAAAAAATATTTCCGGTTGGAATTCTAACACGTCACAATGGTATTCTGGGATGCATACTACTCCGCCATTCAACAATTCCGGCTGGAATTCCAATTCTTCACAATGGTATTCTGGGATGCATACATCTCCGTCATTCAACAATTCCGGCTGGAATTCTAACTCGTCACAATGGTATTCTGGGATGCATACATCTCCGTCATTCAACAATTCCGGCTGGAATTCTAACTCGTCACAATGGTATTCTGGGATGCATACAACTCCGTCATACTGGAATGACCCGTGTTACAGTTATAGCATCATATCAAATGATTACGACAGAGCAGTAGATTACATCTTGATGGACGGCGAAACAGAATACTGTGATAATATAACATTCGGATGGTATGGATACATGGGATATGAGAATGTACCCACAAAACCTCCAAAACCTGGGCAGTGTGGATCATCATCTCCTATATGGTTTGAAG GAACATATCCTTTGTACAACGGGATGATATCTACAATGAAGGCGTGCACAGTTGGATTATCATCAAATTGCAGCACTAGTTGGAACGTTACTGTGAAGAACTGTGGCTATTACAATGTGGCCAAATTACCTCCCTTATATATGTGTGCAAAATATTGCATGG AATCAAAAAATATTTCCGGTTGGAATTCTAACACGTCACAATGGTATTCTGGGATGCATACTACTCCGCCATTCAATAATTCCGGCTGGAATTCCAATTCTTCACAATGGTATTCTGGAATGCATACATCTCCGTCATTCAACAATTCCGGCTGGAATTCTAACTCGTCACAATGGTATTCTGGGATGCATACATCTCCGTCATTCAACAATTCCGGCTGGAATTCTAACTCGTCACAATGGTATTCTGGGATGCATACAACTCCGTCATACTGGAATGACCCGTGTTACAGTTATAGTATCATACCAAATGATTACGACAGAGCAGTAGATTACACCTTGATGGACGGCGAAACAGAATACTGTGATAATATAACATTCGGATGGTATGGATACATGGGATATGAGAATGTACCCACAAAACCTCCAAAACCTGGGCAGTGTGGATCATCATCTCCTATATGGTTTGAAG GAACATATCCTTGGTACAACGGGATGATATCTACAATGAATGCGTGCACAGTTGGATTATCATCAAATTGCAGCACTAGTTGGAACGTTACTGTGAAGAACTGTGGATTTTACAATGTGGCCAAATTACCTCCCTTATATATGTGTGCAAAATATTGCATGG AATCAAAGAATAGTTCCGGTTGGAATTCTAACACGTCACAATGGTATTCTGGGATGCATACTACTCCGCCATTCAATAATTCCGGCTGGAATTCCAATTCTTCACAATGGTATTCTGGGATGCATACATCTCCGTCATTCAATAATTCCGGCTGGAATTCTAACTCGTCACAATGGTATTCTGGGATGCATACATCTCCGTCATTCAATAATTCCGGCTGGAATTCTAACTCGTCACAATGGTATACTGGAATGCATACAACCCCACCATTCAATAATTCCTACAGCGGACCGTCTTCTCCGTCATATTGGGATGACCCTTGTTACAGTTATAGTGTCATACCAAATGATTATGACAGAGCAGTAGATTATACACTAAAGAGTGGCGAAATAGAAATTTGTGACAATGTTACATTGGGATGGTACGGATACTTGGGACATGAGAATGTACCTACACATCCTCCAAAACCTGGGCAGTGTGGATCATCATCTCCTATATGGTTTGAAG GAACATATCCTTGGTACGACGGGATGACGTCTACAATGAATGCATGCACAGTTGGATTATCATCAAATTGCAGCACCAGTTGGAATGTAACTGTAAAGAACTGTGGCTTTTACAATGTGGCAAAATTACCATCCTTACATATGTGTGCAAAATATTGCATGG aTACAAGGAATAATTCTAACATGTACCCCTCCACCACACAAGGGCATAACTCAAACTGGATGAATACAACTTCCTCTTCATTCAATGGTTCCTGCGATTCAATGTACGTTAATATGGTAGAAAGTACCGATGATAGAACAATCAACAGTACATTAGAAGATAGTAGTATGGAGAGCTGTGATAATATTACAGAAGGATGGTATCAATATGAAGGATTTGAGAAGATACCGACACAATCACCTCTACCTGGCCAATGTAGCTCTTCATCGCCAATATGGCTACAAG GAAATTATCCTAAATCATTTGACGGTGAAATGACAATAATGAAAGCATGTATGGTTGGAACTACCTCAAGTTGTATAAAAAGTTGGAATGTTACAGTTAAATATTGTAGTGGACACATTGTAGCTTATTTGAAACCACTAGATACTTGTGCCAGGTATTGTAAAG agGGCATGGCATCCGGTGAAAAAGGATCAACGACTCCATCTTTTAATG GAGAAAACATAGATCTTAATAGTTATATAGGACTCTATGTCGAGGCAGAGGTGCCATCACATGATACTAATTCTGAAGACCGACAGTTGATGTTCAAATGTAAATATTGGGAGAAAACGGATGACACATCTTTTTTGGAAGACTATTCCTATGATGTAAAATGGATGATTGACGACGATGAAGTTATTGTaaaatctaatataaaaaaagcaGATCTCTACACGACAGGGAGATTGAAAAGTAGTGATTGGAGCAGTAGACTAAAGAAGATAGGATTCAAT GTAAAATGTGGTGGTCGGGTACATACATCCGACACTGGTGCTTCTTATGTGGAAAGCGACGTATTCTTCGCTGGAATGGAT GTGTGGCCCAAAAGTATGTCAATATCTAGTGGACAGTCAGCAGAAATTAATGTCTGGTCAACAGTTCCAGTGGCTTGTATTGGTGGAAGTAGCAATGCATGCGATGTTACAATAGAAATGGTTGATTTTAATGAACAATTTACATCCGGGGCTCCAGTTTACTGCAATTCATCAGTTACAGACCTTACAAAACCTTCATTATGTGGGTTGGTGTTAGACGGTTGGAAGACGAATACAGAATGGCAAAAGTTAAGTGTTAGTTTACCAGCCAATAGTGCCCAAGATCAAGAATACCAGGCAAAACTGTTACTTCGTGTAAGCAGTGCATCATATGACTCACTCTGGACTAATTATCTTCTACCAGAGATAAGC ATTAGTGTAGTAAATGAGAATGTAACAGATGATTATTGGATGTGGTATGGGTCCTGTTTTACTGGATCAGATCCGTGGTTTTCTACATTTGATTGGCA atggTATGGTTTCCATGATGAAGGTGAATTTACCCTTTATCGGCATAAGACAAAGCCCATTGAA ATAAATACCATACAAAGACGACGTGAAAGCCATCACACATGGACAGAGCATTGTGCAATAGCTATTCGTGCAGCGTCGGATGTTTTCATCATCTATGGTTGTGGAAATCCTCCAAAATGGGTCGTGCGCAGACTAGGATGCTCTATTGGTAATGAATATTTGGAGGTATACAGCAGTTGGGGATCGTATGag ATTGTACTTCCAACTGGAACTCGGGTTCATGTATGGATTTCTGGAAACAAAATGCTTAATGTTTATATTACCTTATCTCGAGCTGACCTTAACGAAACTGAAGGACTTTGTGGAACATGGAATGGAAATTATGACGATGAATTTATTGGACGTGATGGTAACAATTATCAAGAACCAACCAACTTTGCAAGAACATGGAG TGTTCCAGATACTGAGAGCCTGTTTATCAGTAAAACTCGAACAGAAAAGATGGTGCAGTCGTTCATGTATTGTTCATGTCTCGGCCAGACACTTGGAGAATTATCATCAGAAATGGATTGTTCTTGGAAAGAAAGCCAGCCGGTCTGTCCGCCATTagatatgaataaaaaatcttgttcGGTGAGATCGAAGCGTTCTACCGACGACGAAGGTGACGAAGAGTCATTTGATATACCTGCAGATGAAATAGCATACATTGAACGTCCAGAAGTT AGCATGGATTGGAAAAATGGTTGGAATGCATCTAGTGCAGAAGATGCatgtaataataattttaaacagTCTAGTATATTATTTGATGCCTGTTCATCACTGTCAAATGTCAATACTACTGCTGCTATTACAAATTGCATTCAGAACATTCAG CTTTCTGGAACAGACGAATACATGGACGTGTCGTTTGAAGTGTTAACAACAGAATGTGCGAATGAAATCAGAACAAATAATACCTTATGGAAGGATGATGACAAAAGCGTAGCTAAACTTATTGATGACAATGTCTGTCCTTTTGACTGCAAATATAAAGGAAAGAAACTTGGAGAGTGTGTAAAAA AAATCTGTAACTGTCATACGGGCTTTGCGGGTAAAGATTGTAGAGTAAACATGACTGCAAGTCCCGATGTAGTAAAACGAATCTCGGATGAATCGTTTTGTGATAAATCTATTAGCTCATGTGGACATATCTCGATTTATGGTGAAAACTTTTATGAATCAGCTAATCTACTTTGCCGTATTGAAACTGCAAAT AATGTGAATAATGAGTTAGTTTCCACTGGAACATCATTTACTACCACTGGTATACTGGAAGATGCCGGGGAAGTAAAATGTCCATTAACAACCGGATCTAGACGTCGCAAGAAAAGGTCAACAGCATCCTCAACCTTGACCTTCCAGCTTGTCTCTGTAACAAACGATGGCGTGACATACAGTGATTCTGTTGCAACTGCATCATATGATTCGGcgtgttatacatgtacaacaaatgGATCAAATGTCGTTTGTCAACTAAGG TCTGATATTTGTGTTGTTGATGGTAGCTGCTATAGTTCTACAAGTTCGCAATGCTCTACCGATTCAGATGCAACTACTGCAAGTTTGATTTGGTTGGTAGGGGTAGTGATTGGTCTAGTTATCATCTGTGTCATCATTTTCCTTGCATTCAAGTGGTACAAAAAATCAAA GTCAGTTGGTCCAAGTAATAGAAAAGGGGATGCCGAATTACAGGATGGAATAAAGTTTGATGCATATGAAATATACCCTTCACCAAATGTTCCACCTTCATATCATACAGTTGACAAACAAGCACTATACGACTATTGA